Proteins encoded together in one Variovorax paradoxus window:
- the lptE gene encoding LPS assembly lipoprotein LptE, whose amino-acid sequence MNNRIASLPRRSFLLGLTAAGASLALAGCGFELRKAPVFAFKTLAVSGNSELINRLRREMRAAGTVTLVPPADAQTADAILEILNESRDRFVISTNSAGALRELQLQLRVRFSLRTPGGKTLLPATEVSQTRDLSFNETNALAKDGEAELLYRDMQADIAQQLMRRLAAVKEL is encoded by the coding sequence ATGAACAATCGAATTGCCTCGCTGCCGCGCCGCAGCTTTCTACTGGGCCTGACCGCCGCGGGCGCAAGCCTCGCGCTGGCCGGCTGCGGGTTCGAGCTGCGCAAGGCGCCCGTGTTCGCGTTCAAGACGCTGGCCGTGTCGGGCAATTCGGAGCTCATCAACCGGCTGCGCCGCGAAATGCGCGCGGCCGGCACCGTGACGCTGGTGCCGCCCGCCGACGCGCAGACGGCCGACGCGATTCTCGAGATTCTCAACGAGAGCCGCGACCGCTTCGTGATCTCGACCAACTCCGCAGGCGCGCTGCGCGAACTGCAGCTGCAGCTGCGCGTGCGCTTCTCGCTGCGCACGCCCGGCGGCAAGACATTGCTGCCGGCAACCGAGGTTTCGCAGACGCGCGACCTGAGCTTCAACGAAACCAATGCGCTTGCGAAAGACGGCGAGGCCGAGCTGCTGTACCGCGACATGCAGGCCGACATCGCGCAGCAGCTGATGCGCCGCCTGGCTGCGGTCAAGGAACTCTAG